One Xenopus tropicalis strain Nigerian chromosome 8, UCB_Xtro_10.0, whole genome shotgun sequence genomic window carries:
- the chrm5 gene encoding muscarinic acetylcholine receptor M5, which yields MEPNSTSLNNSNGTVPLKAHSLWEVITIATVSAIVSLITIVGNILVMVSFKVNSQLKTVNNYYLLSLACADLIIGIFSMNLYTSYILIGHWSLGSLACDLWLALDYVASNASVMNLLVISFDRYFSITRPLTYRAKRTPKRAGLMIGLAWFISFILWAPAILCWQYFVGGRTVPPEECQIQFLYEPIITFGTAIAAFYLPVSVMTILYCRIYKETEKRTKDLAELQGSESVADFEMMRPQGTLFKSCFSCKQQTRTKRERCQASWSSSSRSTTTTVKITHSPNTCNEWIKEDQLTTCSSYPSSDDEDKQTKEAVFQGAYENQTEAQKEEETKQILTKEQPGLSNYESERFFLTPGKGHSQKSPKCVSYKFRIVVNDDGSQEVNNGCRKVKITPCSSMSKGHSLRSMDPSISHQITKRKRMVLIKERKAAQTLSAILLAFIITWTPYNIMVLVSTFCSDCIPSSLWHLGYWLCYVNSTVNPICYALCNKTFRKTFKMLLLCRWRKKTVEEKLYWYGQHPPCHNKLP from the coding sequence ATGGAACCAAATTCAACATCTTTGAACAACTCTAATGGGACAGTCCCTCTGAAAGCTCACAGTTTATGGGAGGTTATTACCATTGCTACAGTCAGTGCCATTGTTAGCTTGATCACAATTGTTGGAAACATCCTTGTCATGGTTTCATTTAAAGTCAACAGTCAGCTAAAAACAGTGAATAATTATTATCTACTGAGCTTAGCTTGTGCTGACCTCATAATTGGGATCTTCTCAATGAATCTTTACACCTCCTATATTCTGATAGGTCATTGGTCCCTAGGCAGCCTTGCTTGTGATTTATGGCTTGCTTTGGATTATGTGGCCAGCAATGCCTCTGTAATGAATCTTTTAGTAATTAGCTTTGATAGGTACTTTTCTATTACAAGACCTTTGACTTATAGAGCAAAGCGCACACCTAAAAGGGCTGGACTCATGATTGGGTTGGCCTGGTTTATTTCTTTCATATTGTGGGCTCCAGCTATCCTATGCTGGCAATACTTTGTAGGAGGACGCACAGTACCCCCAGAGGAATGTCAAATCCAGTTCCTTTATGAACCAATCATTACCTTCGGAACTGCCATTGCTGCCTTCTATCTCCCTGTTTCTGTTATGACTATTCTTTACTGTCGCATATACAAGGAAACAGAGAAGCGCACCAAAGATCTGGCCGAGCTGCAAGGCTCTGAATCTGTTGCTGACTTTGAAATGATGAGGCCACAAGGAACTCTTTTCAAGTCATGTTTTAGTTGCAAACAGCAAACACGCACCAAAAGGGAGAGGTGCCAGGCATCATGGTCTTCATCCAGTCGCAGTACCACTACTACTGTTAAAATAACCCATAGCCCTAATACATGTAATGAGTGGATCAAAGAAGATCAGTTGACTACATGCAGTAGCTACCCATCCTCAGATGATGAGGACAAACAAACAAAGGAAGCTGTTTTCCAGGGTGCCTATGAGAACCAAACTGAAGCTCAGAAGGAGGAAGAGACCAAGCAGATACTAACAAAGGAGCAGCCAGGGCTGAGTAATTATGAAAGTGAGCGATTCTTCTTAACACCTGGTAAAGGTCACTCACAGAAAAGTCCAAAGTGTGTCTCTTATAAGTTCAGGATTGTGGTTAATGATGATGGCTCCCAGGAGGTAAATAATGGCTGCCGGAAAGTAAAAAtcaccccatgttcctctatgtcCAAAGGTCACTCATTGCGAAGCATGGACCCTAGCATTAGCCATCAGATCACCAAGCGCAAGAGGATGGTTTTGATCAAGGAGCGCAAAGCAGCACAGACACTAAGTGCCATTCTATTAGCATTTATCATTACCTGGACTCCTTATAACATCATGGTTCTGGTTTCTACCTTCTGTTCTGACTGTATCCCCTCATCTTTATGGCATCTAGGCTACTGGTTGTGCTATGTGAACAGTACAGTGAACCCTATTTGTTATGCTTTGTGCAACAAAACCTTTAGGAAAACTTTTAAAATGCTGCTTCTCTGTCGATGGAGAAAAAAAACCGTAGAGGAAAAATTGTACTGGTATGGGCAGCATCCACCCTGTCACAACAAGCTGCCCTGA